A stretch of Polypterus senegalus isolate Bchr_013 chromosome 5, ASM1683550v1, whole genome shotgun sequence DNA encodes these proteins:
- the LOC120530017 gene encoding uncharacterized protein LOC120530017 isoform X2 gives MKITLLEAVNRRFKDVESEPLYAVATLLDPRYKDRYFTSVEISNQAKAALIVEVRKMEEVFKRSTSDSSEPAEGTSCESAAVEPASKTPRMETASHSRLCRACSSVNHLKCMY, from the exons ATGAAGATCACCCTTCTCGAGGCTGTTAACAGACGCTTCAAAGATGTAGAATCTGAGCCACTATATGCAGTTGCAACACTGCTGGATCCAAGATATAAAGACAG ATACTTCACAAGTGTAGAAATCTCAAACCAGGCAAAAGCTGCTTTGATCGTAGAGGTGAGAAAGATGGAGGAAGTGTTTAAAAGAAGCACATCAGATTCCTCAGAGCCAGCAGAGGGGACATCTTGTGAATCAGCTGCTGTGGAACCAGCAAGCAAGACTCCACGGATGGAAACTGCAAGCCACAGCAGA CTCTGtagagcctgctcctcagttaaccACCTCAAGTGCATGTATTGA
- the LOC120530017 gene encoding zinc finger BED domain-containing protein 4-like isoform X1, protein MKITLLEAVNRRFKDVESEPLYAVATLLDPRYKDRYFTSVEISNQAKAALIVEVRKMEEVFKRSTSDSSEPAEGTSCESAAVEPASKTPRMETASHSRLESIFDEILKESSVEPAPQLTTSSACIEVQTYLSEPTIQRSDNPLLYWQVNQPRLPTLVCTAAKFLCAPSTSVESERLFSTASIIIDERRSRLTAEKAEMLIFLKKNLPLMLK, encoded by the exons ATGAAGATCACCCTTCTCGAGGCTGTTAACAGACGCTTCAAAGATGTAGAATCTGAGCCACTATATGCAGTTGCAACACTGCTGGATCCAAGATATAAAGACAG ATACTTCACAAGTGTAGAAATCTCAAACCAGGCAAAAGCTGCTTTGATCGTAGAGGTGAGAAAGATGGAGGAAGTGTTTAAAAGAAGCACATCAGATTCCTCAGAGCCAGCAGAGGGGACATCTTGTGAATCAGCTGCTGTGGAACCAGCAAGCAAGACTCCACGGATGGAAACTGCAAGCCACAGCAGACTTGAAAGTATTTTTGATGAAATCCTAAAGGAAAGCTCTGtagagcctgctcctcagttaaccACCTCAAGTGCATGTATTGAAGTGCAAACCTACCTCAGTGAGCCAACTATTCAGCGCTCAGACAATCCACTGTTGTACTGGCAAGTCAACCAGCCTAGATTACCCACTCTGGTTTGTACAGCAGCTAAATTTCTTTGTGCACCTTCAACAAGTGTGGAGAGCGAGAGGCTCTTCAGTACAGCCTCCATCATTATTGATGAAAGGAGAAGCAGGCTGACAGCTGAGAAGGCTGAAATGCTGATCTTTCTAAAGAAAAACCTACcccttatgttaaagtga